In Amycolatopsis sp. EV170708-02-1, the following are encoded in one genomic region:
- a CDS encoding glycoside hydrolase family 9 protein yields the protein MMVSSWSRAVAAVSALVLGGLTVPAVSAAAAVQGEVRVDQVGYGITETKHAYLLSSAPGSFSVIDERGRTVHRGRTGPSLGAWNAKYPAVYQLDLSKVWLPGKYRIEVTGETKATSPTFRVDTKHRLFTPLVRATNEFFQAQRDGDDIIPGRLDRKPSHLADKQATIYEWPAFGGEFGDEITEPLKPAGGPIDVEGGWVDAGDFVKFTSNTAYSLAEMGYVLREGYDPALAKEVKLGLDWLDKMWDQNGKTLYAQVGIGTGSDKFGFLGDHDVWRNPHDDDPLDVKPGDPMYFVKHRPVFPANPGGSALSPNLAGRVAAAFALGAQVEAKRNPSLARKYFAEAASVFAQAKTENVGELVTAFPHAYYPESSWRDDMELGATQLALAAKALRDPRSAEWTRQAAHWAKAYIDVEEKSTLNLYDTSALAHAELAKLLRHGVPGAALGPKELIGDLRRQLDEGVASAAQSPFRTAVSVKEFDAASKSFGFAATERLYADLTGDRRYAAFGAQQRNFTLGANAWGISLVVGVGTTYPRCPHHQAANLAGEEKLLYGAVVNGPNGAENFEHMELPPGSKECKKPFEAFDTPESRYADDLASWPSNEPAIDFTSTAMLAFALTGRS from the coding sequence ATGATGGTGAGTTCCTGGTCCCGGGCGGTGGCCGCGGTGTCGGCACTGGTCCTCGGGGGTTTGACGGTTCCGGCGGTTTCGGCCGCGGCGGCGGTACAAGGTGAGGTCCGGGTCGACCAGGTCGGCTACGGCATCACCGAGACCAAGCACGCCTATCTCCTCTCCAGCGCGCCGGGTTCGTTCTCGGTGATCGACGAACGCGGCCGGACCGTCCATCGTGGACGGACCGGGCCGTCGCTCGGCGCGTGGAACGCGAAGTACCCGGCGGTGTACCAGCTGGACCTGTCGAAGGTCTGGCTGCCGGGCAAGTACCGGATCGAGGTCACCGGCGAGACCAAGGCGACGTCGCCGACGTTCCGGGTGGACACCAAGCACCGGCTCTTCACCCCGCTCGTCCGCGCCACCAACGAGTTCTTCCAGGCGCAGCGCGACGGCGACGACATCATCCCCGGCCGTCTCGACCGCAAGCCCTCGCATTTGGCGGACAAGCAGGCCACGATCTACGAATGGCCCGCGTTCGGCGGCGAATTCGGCGACGAGATCACCGAACCGCTGAAGCCGGCGGGCGGGCCGATCGACGTCGAGGGCGGCTGGGTCGACGCGGGCGACTTCGTCAAGTTCACGTCGAACACGGCGTACTCGCTGGCGGAGATGGGTTATGTGCTCCGCGAGGGCTACGACCCGGCGCTGGCCAAGGAGGTCAAGCTCGGCCTCGACTGGCTCGACAAGATGTGGGACCAGAACGGCAAGACGCTCTACGCCCAGGTCGGTATCGGCACGGGCAGCGACAAGTTCGGCTTCCTCGGCGACCACGACGTCTGGCGGAACCCGCACGACGACGACCCGCTCGACGTGAAACCCGGCGACCCCATGTACTTCGTGAAGCACCGGCCGGTCTTCCCGGCGAACCCCGGCGGTTCCGCGCTCAGCCCGAACCTCGCCGGCCGCGTGGCCGCCGCGTTCGCGCTCGGCGCGCAGGTCGAGGCGAAGCGGAACCCTTCGCTGGCAAGGAAGTACTTCGCCGAGGCCGCCTCGGTTTTCGCGCAGGCCAAGACCGAGAACGTCGGTGAACTGGTCACCGCCTTCCCGCACGCGTACTACCCGGAATCGTCGTGGCGGGACGACATGGAGCTCGGCGCGACGCAGCTCGCACTGGCCGCCAAGGCCCTGCGAGACCCGCGGTCGGCCGAGTGGACGCGGCAGGCGGCCCACTGGGCGAAGGCCTACATCGACGTCGAAGAGAAGAGCACGCTCAACCTGTACGACACCAGCGCGCTGGCGCACGCCGAACTGGCGAAGCTCCTGCGGCACGGTGTCCCGGGCGCGGCGCTGGGCCCGAAGGAGCTGATCGGCGATCTGCGGCGTCAGCTCGACGAAGGTGTCGCGAGCGCGGCTCAGAGTCCTTTCCGGACCGCCGTCTCGGTGAAGGAATTCGACGCGGCAAGCAAGAGCTTCGGATTCGCCGCGACCGAGCGGCTGTACGCGGACCTGACCGGTGACCGTCGGTACGCGGCGTTCGGTGCGCAGCAGCGGAACTTCACCCTCGGCGCGAACGCCTGGGGCATCTCGCTGGTCGTCGGGGTCGGCACCACGTACCCGCGGTGTCCGCACCACCAGGCGGCGAACCTCGCCGGAGAGGAGAAACTGCTCTACGGCGCCGTCGTGAACGGGCCCAACGGAGCGGAGAACTTCGAGCACATGGAGCTCCCGCCCGGGTCGAAGGAGTGCAAGAAGCCCTTCGAAGCCTTCGACACCCCCGAGTCCCGCTACGCCGACGACCTGGCGTCCTGGCCGAGCAACGAGCCCGCCATCGACTTCACCTCGACGGCCATGCTCGCGTTCGCGCTGACCGGACGTTCCTGA
- a CDS encoding TIGR00730 family Rossman fold protein, with translation MAAPRRICVFCGSSMGFDPRYAEEARALGTLLASRGIGLVYGGASVGTMGVVADAALAAGGEVIGVIPEALGSVEIAHAGLTELHVVADMHQRKAKMAALSDGFLALPGGAGTLEELFEVWTWAQLGLHEKPIGLVDVGGYYAPLLKFADHMVSEGFLSAGYRDMLSIDSDASVLLDGFADYVPPPRPKWAK, from the coding sequence ATGGCAGCGCCGCGCCGGATCTGCGTGTTCTGCGGTTCGTCGATGGGCTTCGACCCGCGATACGCCGAGGAGGCTCGTGCCCTGGGCACGCTGCTGGCCTCGCGGGGGATCGGGCTGGTCTACGGCGGGGCGTCGGTCGGGACCATGGGCGTCGTCGCGGACGCGGCGCTGGCCGCGGGCGGCGAGGTGATCGGCGTGATCCCCGAGGCGCTGGGCTCCGTTGAGATCGCGCACGCCGGCCTGACCGAACTGCACGTCGTCGCCGACATGCACCAGCGGAAGGCGAAGATGGCGGCGCTGTCCGACGGCTTCCTCGCGCTGCCCGGCGGCGCGGGGACGCTGGAGGAACTGTTCGAGGTCTGGACGTGGGCCCAGCTCGGGCTGCACGAGAAGCCGATCGGGCTGGTCGACGTCGGCGGGTACTACGCGCCGCTGCTGAAGTTCGCCGATCACATGGTGTCGGAGGGCTTCTTGTCGGCGGGGTACCGGGACATGCTTTCGATCGACTCGGACGCTTCGGTGCTTCTGGACGGCTTCGCGGACTACGTGCCGCCGCCTCGGCCTAAGTGGGCTAAGTAG
- a CDS encoding chitinase: protein MFGRVSRLLAITGAAVLAVTTLVALGSAHASPDAEVCAVKSKPAGKVLQGYWENWDGASNGVHPPMGWIPITDARIKANGYNVINAAFPVILSDGTAKWEDGMDATVKVATPSEMCAAKDAGATILMSIGGATAGIDLNSATVADKFVATIVPILKKYNFDGIDIDIETGLTGSGNISTLSASQKNLIRIIDGVLAAMPSNFGLTMAPETAYVTGGSVVYGSIWGAYLPIIKKYADNGRLWWLNMQYYNGSMYGCSGDSYQAGTVQGFVAQTNCLDKGLVIQGQTIRVPYDKQAPGLPAQAGAGGGYMSPSLVSQAYRSIPSLKGLMTWSINWDGSRNWTFGQNVKSLQGR from the coding sequence ATGTTCGGTCGCGTCTCACGGCTGCTCGCAATCACCGGCGCGGCGGTACTCGCCGTCACCACACTCGTCGCCTTGGGCTCGGCGCACGCGTCCCCCGACGCCGAGGTCTGCGCGGTCAAATCGAAGCCCGCGGGCAAAGTCCTGCAGGGCTATTGGGAGAACTGGGACGGCGCGTCGAACGGCGTCCATCCGCCGATGGGCTGGATCCCGATCACCGACGCCCGGATCAAGGCCAATGGGTACAACGTGATCAACGCGGCCTTTCCGGTCATCCTGTCCGACGGAACGGCCAAATGGGAGGACGGGATGGACGCGACTGTGAAGGTCGCGACCCCGTCCGAAATGTGCGCCGCGAAGGACGCGGGCGCGACGATCCTGATGTCCATCGGCGGCGCCACCGCGGGAATCGATCTGAATTCGGCCACCGTGGCGGACAAATTCGTCGCCACCATCGTGCCGATCCTGAAGAAGTACAACTTCGACGGGATCGACATCGACATCGAGACCGGCCTCACCGGCAGCGGGAACATCAGCACGCTTTCCGCGTCGCAGAAGAACCTCATCCGCATCATCGACGGCGTCCTCGCCGCGATGCCGTCGAACTTCGGGCTCACCATGGCGCCGGAGACCGCGTACGTCACCGGCGGCAGCGTCGTCTACGGCTCGATCTGGGGCGCGTATCTGCCGATCATCAAGAAGTACGCGGACAACGGACGGCTGTGGTGGCTGAACATGCAGTACTACAACGGAAGCATGTACGGCTGCTCCGGTGATTCGTACCAGGCCGGGACGGTTCAGGGCTTCGTCGCGCAGACCAACTGCCTCGACAAGGGCCTGGTGATCCAGGGCCAGACGATCCGCGTCCCCTACGACAAGCAGGCCCCCGGCCTGCCGGCGCAGGCGGGCGCGGGCGGCGGCTACATGTCGCCGAGCCTGGTTTCCCAGGCCTACCGCAGCATCCCGTCGCTCAAGGGCCTGATGACCTGGTCGATCAACTGGGACGGTTCGCGGAACTGGACCTTCGGCCAGAACGTGAAATCCCTGCAGGGCCGCTGA
- a CDS encoding helix-turn-helix transcriptional regulator, which yields MGDEVGERLRRLRAERGLTQRELAEPHYTAAYVSSVETGARTPSGDALRHFATRLGVDTGELLGVTSPRDDVRLDLDIAAAAVDFLAGNGSAPKMRRLARRAEKIGRDRQAGLAWLWLARFARGDSLARLVAAAETALAADIPSYRGLAAALRANVLVGRGEPHHAMHLLRTALDASLDRHPHPVLLLTLHAYLADGQLRLGDTALAAYHAREALRLARGDEEILAELAENQRRLAEAYLGEGRVADAVAAVSSLHDLLHERALRPVLARCLFARALVRRADDLEGALADLRASRAAAPDHAVTLELADVCREFGRLDDAAGLLSEAAEAIPADSPLSASLVFQQGSLALARGDLEAAEAGFAHAIDVAALRDARGVLAASIDKAGELLRDQRRYEEAADVLRRGLLLLGAEEDVSQ from the coding sequence ATGGGCGACGAGGTCGGCGAACGGCTGCGGCGGCTGCGCGCCGAACGCGGCCTCACCCAGCGCGAACTCGCCGAACCGCACTACACCGCCGCTTATGTCTCTTCCGTCGAGACAGGCGCGCGGACGCCGTCGGGTGACGCGCTGCGCCACTTCGCCACCCGGCTCGGGGTCGACACCGGTGAACTGCTGGGCGTGACCTCGCCGCGCGACGATGTCCGGCTCGACCTGGACATCGCGGCGGCCGCGGTGGATTTCCTGGCGGGGAACGGTTCGGCGCCGAAGATGCGGCGGCTGGCGCGGCGGGCCGAGAAGATCGGCCGCGACCGCCAGGCCGGGCTCGCCTGGCTGTGGCTCGCACGATTCGCGCGGGGCGACAGCCTGGCGCGGCTGGTGGCCGCCGCCGAAACCGCGCTCGCCGCCGACATCCCGTCGTACCGGGGGCTGGCCGCCGCGCTGCGGGCGAACGTCCTGGTCGGCCGAGGCGAGCCGCACCACGCGATGCACCTGCTCCGGACGGCGCTCGACGCGAGCCTCGACCGTCATCCGCATCCGGTGCTCCTGCTGACCCTGCACGCGTACCTCGCCGACGGGCAGCTTCGCCTCGGCGATACCGCCCTGGCCGCGTATCACGCGAGAGAGGCACTGCGGCTGGCTCGCGGCGATGAGGAGATCCTGGCCGAGCTCGCCGAGAACCAGCGGCGGCTGGCCGAGGCGTATCTCGGTGAGGGACGGGTCGCCGACGCCGTCGCCGCCGTATCGTCGCTGCACGACCTGCTCCACGAACGCGCCCTGCGGCCGGTGCTGGCCCGATGCCTGTTCGCGCGAGCGCTGGTCCGGCGTGCCGACGACCTCGAAGGCGCTCTCGCGGACCTTCGCGCGTCACGTGCGGCCGCTCCCGATCACGCCGTCACGCTGGAACTCGCCGACGTCTGCCGGGAATTCGGTCGTCTCGACGACGCCGCCGGTCTACTCTCCGAAGCGGCTGAAGCCATCCCTGCGGACTCGCCGCTCTCCGCGTCCCTCGTGTTCCAGCAGGGGTCGCTGGCGCTGGCTCGCGGAGACCTTGAAGCAGCCGAAGCAGGCTTCGCGCACGCCATCGACGTAGCGGCCCTCCGCGACGCTCGCGGCGTCTTGGCCGCTTCGATCGACAAGGCGGGAGAGCTGCTTCGCGATCAGAGGCGTTATGAAGAGGCCGCGGACGTACTGCGGCGTGGACTGCTCCTTCTCGGAGCCGAGGAGGACGTTTCTCAGTGA
- a CDS encoding aminoglycoside phosphotransferase family protein, whose translation MTDVDLEDISARLADRFGAEAEGWLAGVPALARSLASRWDFELGELFDSGASSVVLRCRWSDGTPAVLKLSPDGPLLTKQLEMLRVFAPSGRVPAVLAADADAGAMVLEEIQPGTEAENLPPSTLPGRWGELLSALHAVAPPEGWPWSLRGRFEESFDRIGRRITEPAIAARIGPDTWRRAIERCERLLDTQDDVVLLHGDLHLGNVLDGGSRGLIAIDPKACVGDPCFDAVDYVVCGAGQEGVEARCQVVAAACGLDGDRLYAWSRVIAPMFAISHLAYGGPEKALDEFLALAS comes from the coding sequence GTGACCGACGTGGACTTGGAAGACATCAGCGCTCGTTTGGCCGACCGCTTCGGCGCCGAGGCCGAAGGGTGGCTCGCCGGCGTTCCCGCCCTCGCCCGGAGCCTGGCCTCCCGATGGGACTTCGAACTCGGCGAGCTGTTCGACAGCGGAGCCTCGTCCGTCGTCCTGCGCTGCCGGTGGTCCGACGGGACACCGGCGGTGCTCAAGCTCAGCCCGGACGGGCCGCTGCTGACCAAACAGCTCGAAATGCTGCGGGTGTTCGCGCCTTCGGGCCGGGTGCCCGCCGTCCTCGCCGCCGACGCGGACGCCGGCGCGATGGTGCTGGAAGAGATCCAGCCGGGCACCGAAGCCGAGAACCTGCCGCCGTCGACCCTGCCGGGACGCTGGGGAGAGCTGCTCTCCGCCCTGCACGCGGTCGCCCCGCCCGAAGGCTGGCCGTGGAGCCTGCGCGGGCGGTTCGAGGAGTCCTTCGACCGGATCGGCCGCCGCATCACCGAACCGGCCATCGCGGCCCGGATCGGTCCGGACACCTGGCGACGGGCGATCGAGCGCTGCGAGAGGTTGCTGGACACGCAGGACGACGTCGTGCTGCTCCACGGCGATCTGCATCTCGGCAACGTCCTGGACGGCGGCTCGCGCGGCCTGATCGCGATCGACCCGAAGGCATGCGTGGGCGATCCGTGCTTCGACGCCGTGGATTACGTGGTGTGCGGCGCCGGGCAGGAAGGAGTCGAGGCGCGGTGCCAGGTGGTGGCGGCCGCGTGCGGACTCGACGGCGACCGGCTGTACGCCTGGAGCCGCGTGATCGCCCCCATGTTCGCCATCTCGCATCTCGCCTACGGCGGCCCGGAGAAGGCGCTCGACGAGTTTCTCGCCCTGGCTAGCTGA
- a CDS encoding DUF3152 domain-containing protein — MTVRRALALVVCALALAGCEDHSVAPPSTAPVTPVPVTVPSTPKPVLAPPSAEITFPEAGSGQWVFPTGEGQVAGSAGRLLRYRLAVEADIVGVSSDGFVKAVESTLADPRGWTGGGRWRLQRAGPDGPVDFTIYLATPKTRDVLCGRPDGYTSCRNGNSVVLNVARWAHGVPGYGAPLAVYRQYMVTHEVGHRLGRGHERCPVPGALAPVMQQQTLGLHGCTPNPWPYPDGKQYSGPSGEYDDPIPRGDS; from the coding sequence ATGACCGTGCGCCGGGCACTGGCCCTCGTCGTCTGCGCCTTGGCGCTGGCCGGTTGCGAAGATCATTCGGTCGCCCCTCCGAGTACGGCACCGGTGACGCCGGTGCCGGTCACCGTCCCCTCGACGCCGAAGCCCGTGCTGGCGCCACCGTCCGCCGAGATCACCTTCCCGGAGGCGGGATCCGGCCAGTGGGTGTTCCCGACCGGCGAGGGTCAAGTCGCCGGGTCCGCCGGGAGACTGCTGCGGTATCGCCTCGCCGTCGAAGCCGACATCGTGGGCGTGAGCTCGGACGGTTTCGTCAAGGCGGTCGAGTCCACGTTGGCCGACCCGCGAGGCTGGACCGGTGGCGGGCGATGGCGCCTGCAGCGGGCCGGGCCGGACGGTCCCGTCGATTTCACGATCTATCTGGCGACGCCGAAGACGCGCGACGTCCTGTGCGGCAGACCCGACGGCTACACCTCGTGCCGCAACGGGAACAGCGTCGTGCTCAACGTCGCCCGCTGGGCGCACGGCGTCCCCGGCTATGGCGCGCCGCTGGCGGTCTATCGGCAGTACATGGTCACCCACGAGGTCGGGCACCGGCTCGGCCGCGGGCACGAGCGATGCCCGGTGCCGGGCGCCCTCGCGCCGGTGATGCAGCAGCAGACGCTGGGCCTGCACGGCTGCACCCCGAACCCGTGGCCTTATCCCGACGGGAAGCAGTACTCCGGGCCTTCGGGGGAGTACGACGACCCGATCCCGCGCGGCGACTCGTGA
- a CDS encoding tetratricopeptide repeat protein, which produces MPSKPNGAEPLGARIRRLRRARGLTQRELAEPRYDRGFLAKVESGGRLPSDDVLSHLARRLGLTPDELRFDRPPGAAEELTDALETAYRELQKGGLEAAEHEFARVERRAAEYRLPDVQCHARFYLGEVQWQRYDIPLADKGFAHAMELVDAASPRLRAMIVNRLAACRALSGDLGASVALVETALAELRATGTDDPDAELALLTALIHPLIEMGALRRARRAAEEGRRVLPSAHRKDISARYHRQAAQLWQEIGLADRAEKDLSRALRLFTSIGYDRDAARSRWARGFLWRRLGKLEEAHAELRLARDLLAKAGSQEGVLGATIELADVRRRQGELDEAAELAEGIRPLLDRSPDIEARAEVLRLLGLIARARGDLTEATALLEEAATAQEKAELRGALVATALHLGDTLRARGLIEKAAEAYRRGVRAAAMSDSGPAD; this is translated from the coding sequence GTGCCGTCCAAGCCGAACGGGGCAGAACCACTCGGCGCGCGGATCCGGCGGTTGCGCCGGGCACGCGGGCTGACCCAGCGCGAGCTGGCCGAACCCCGCTACGACCGCGGCTTCCTCGCCAAGGTCGAGTCGGGCGGCCGACTGCCCTCGGACGACGTGCTCTCGCACCTCGCGCGACGGCTCGGCCTCACTCCGGACGAACTCCGCTTCGACCGGCCGCCGGGCGCGGCCGAAGAACTCACCGACGCGCTCGAAACCGCGTACCGCGAGTTGCAGAAGGGCGGCCTCGAAGCCGCCGAGCACGAATTCGCCCGGGTGGAGCGGCGCGCGGCCGAGTACCGGCTGCCGGACGTCCAATGCCACGCACGCTTCTATCTCGGCGAAGTCCAGTGGCAGCGCTACGACATCCCGTTGGCGGACAAGGGTTTCGCGCACGCCATGGAGCTCGTCGACGCCGCTTCGCCCCGGTTGCGCGCGATGATCGTCAACCGGCTGGCCGCCTGCCGCGCGCTGTCGGGCGATCTGGGCGCGTCGGTCGCGCTCGTCGAAACGGCGCTCGCCGAGCTTCGCGCCACCGGCACGGACGATCCGGATGCCGAACTGGCGCTGCTGACCGCGTTGATCCACCCCCTCATCGAAATGGGCGCGCTGCGCCGGGCGCGACGGGCCGCCGAAGAAGGCCGCCGCGTCCTTCCTTCCGCGCACCGCAAGGACATCTCCGCGCGGTACCACCGGCAGGCGGCGCAACTGTGGCAGGAGATCGGCCTGGCCGACCGCGCGGAGAAGGACCTTTCGCGGGCACTGAGGCTCTTTACGTCGATCGGCTACGACCGTGACGCCGCCCGGAGCCGCTGGGCCCGCGGCTTCCTGTGGCGACGGCTGGGGAAACTCGAGGAGGCGCACGCCGAGTTACGGCTCGCCCGCGATCTTCTCGCGAAGGCGGGCTCACAGGAGGGCGTACTCGGCGCGACCATCGAGCTCGCCGACGTCCGCCGCCGCCAAGGGGAGCTCGACGAGGCGGCCGAACTCGCCGAGGGGATCCGGCCGCTTCTGGATCGATCCCCCGATATCGAGGCGAGGGCGGAGGTTCTCCGCTTACTGGGACTCATCGCCCGCGCGCGCGGCGACCTGACCGAGGCGACCGCGCTACTCGAAGAAGCCGCCACGGCACAGGAAAAGGCCGAACTACGCGGCGCACTCGTCGCTACCGCACTGCATTTGGGCGACACACTGCGCGCCCGCGGATTAATCGAAAAAGCGGCGGAGGCCTATCGGCGCGGTGTGCGCGCGGCCGCAATGTCCGATTCCGGGCCGGCGGACTGA
- a CDS encoding TIGR00730 family Rossman fold protein, giving the protein MSETSEFPDGQYPERPIERHKGPVVLRRDRRDQGSTTDQRLLDSRGPSDWVHTDPWRVLRIQAEFVEGFGALAEVPRAVTVFGSARTKRDHPEYELGRKIGGALANAGFAVMTGGGPGAMEAVNRGANEAGGFSVGLGIELPFEQGLNPWVDLGVNFRYFFARKTMFIKYSQAFICLPGGFGTLDELFEALTLVQTKKVTKFPVVLFGSDYWGGLYDWIAKTLLAEGKIGEKDLDLLHVTDDIDDAVRVVQESYQAWEDTH; this is encoded by the coding sequence GTGAGTGAGACAAGCGAGTTCCCCGACGGCCAGTACCCGGAACGTCCGATCGAGCGCCACAAGGGCCCGGTCGTGCTGCGGCGGGATCGCCGCGACCAGGGCAGCACCACCGACCAGCGCCTGCTGGACTCGCGGGGTCCGAGCGACTGGGTGCACACCGACCCGTGGCGCGTGCTGCGGATCCAGGCGGAGTTCGTCGAGGGCTTCGGCGCGCTGGCCGAGGTGCCGCGCGCGGTGACGGTGTTCGGTTCGGCGCGGACCAAGCGGGACCACCCGGAGTACGAACTCGGGCGCAAGATCGGCGGCGCGCTCGCGAACGCGGGCTTCGCGGTGATGACCGGCGGCGGCCCCGGCGCGATGGAAGCGGTGAACCGCGGCGCCAACGAGGCGGGCGGGTTCTCGGTCGGCCTCGGCATCGAGCTGCCGTTCGAGCAGGGGCTGAACCCGTGGGTCGACCTCGGCGTCAACTTCCGGTACTTCTTCGCCCGCAAGACCATGTTCATCAAGTACTCGCAGGCGTTCATCTGCCTGCCCGGCGGCTTCGGCACGCTCGACGAGCTGTTCGAGGCGCTCACCCTGGTGCAGACGAAGAAGGTCACGAAGTTCCCGGTCGTGCTGTTCGGCAGCGACTACTGGGGCGGCCTGTACGACTGGATCGCCAAGACGCTGCTCGCCGAGGGCAAGATCGGCGAGAAGGACCTCGACCTGCTGCACGTCACCGACGACATCGACGACGCCGTGCGTGTCGTCCAGGAGTCGTACCAGGCATGGGAGGACACCCACTGA
- a CDS encoding M4 family metallopeptidase, translating to MTVQRGLRTGLAAVAGLALSMTFPVTPANATTATIQPATPDAVAASAADRAAAAGVDHLRRGADEDFRRVGLTQGGGGLFYAAYERTYRGLPVVGGDAVVVADGAGRVRGTSAAETASISVGTKAKISAAKATEVARSQLSKVDSVVAPKLVVLAGNSPKLAYEVVVAGTKATTPSNLHVFVDGVTGAVLETRDDVKMSNFPAAAPKAASNDVSTLGAGNSYYVGNVTIDTTNSGGTYTMRDPQRTNISCARQNGSPYSGPDDNWGNGSGTDLETACVDALFGVQTEWKMLGEWLGRNGINGNGGGFPAYVGLNQANAYWNGSSTTYGRSQDSQRQATPMDVVAHEYGHAIFQTTPGGAGSGNENGGLNESTGDIFGAVTEHYANNAKDTPDYDVGEGVNLVGRGPIRYMNQPSRISGNPDCYSSSIPNTEVHAAAGPQNHWFYLLAEGTAPVGKPASPTCNNTSITGIGIQKAAKIFYNGLLKKTSSWNHRAARKATLEAALALYPGSCTEFNTTKAAWNAISVPAATGEPTSCTPQGNDFSVGVDPAAGTVKPGESATVTVNTATTNGTAQTVSLTASGLPTGATATFNPASVQSGASSTLTIATSASTPDGTSTITVTGTAASGTHTAQYKLTVGTGGDVRTYSNDTDYALNDYGTVNSPITSTATGNAVSPVKVTVTGTHTCSEDLRISLKAPDGSTYSVKPTGSLPCTDLGTRNYSVNVTNEVAAGTWTLVVYDAYSQDTGTLDSWSITV from the coding sequence ATGACCGTTCAGCGAGGGCTCAGAACAGGGTTGGCGGCCGTCGCCGGCCTTGCCCTGAGCATGACGTTCCCGGTGACCCCGGCGAACGCGACCACCGCCACCATCCAGCCCGCGACCCCCGACGCCGTGGCCGCGAGCGCGGCCGACCGGGCCGCCGCGGCCGGGGTGGACCACTTGCGGAGGGGGGCCGACGAGGACTTCCGCCGCGTCGGGCTGACCCAGGGTGGCGGAGGACTCTTCTACGCCGCTTACGAACGAACCTACCGTGGCCTGCCGGTCGTCGGCGGGGACGCGGTGGTGGTCGCCGACGGCGCCGGGCGCGTCCGCGGCACCAGCGCCGCGGAGACCGCGTCGATCTCGGTCGGGACGAAGGCCAAGATCTCCGCGGCGAAGGCGACCGAGGTCGCGCGCAGCCAACTGTCCAAAGTAGACAGTGTTGTCGCGCCGAAGCTCGTCGTGCTGGCGGGGAACTCCCCCAAGCTCGCCTACGAGGTCGTCGTCGCGGGCACCAAGGCGACGACGCCGAGCAACCTGCACGTGTTCGTGGACGGCGTCACCGGCGCGGTGCTCGAAACCCGTGACGACGTCAAGATGTCCAACTTCCCCGCCGCCGCACCGAAGGCGGCGTCGAACGACGTCAGCACGCTGGGCGCCGGGAACAGCTACTACGTCGGCAACGTCACCATCGACACGACGAACTCCGGCGGCACGTACACGATGCGCGACCCGCAGCGCACCAACATCAGCTGTGCCCGCCAGAACGGCTCGCCCTACAGCGGACCGGACGACAACTGGGGCAACGGTTCCGGCACCGATCTGGAAACCGCCTGCGTCGACGCGCTCTTCGGCGTGCAGACCGAGTGGAAGATGCTGGGCGAATGGCTCGGCCGCAACGGCATCAACGGCAACGGCGGCGGCTTCCCCGCCTACGTCGGGCTCAACCAGGCCAACGCCTACTGGAACGGCTCCTCGACCACTTACGGCCGCTCGCAGGACAGCCAGCGCCAGGCCACCCCGATGGACGTCGTCGCGCACGAGTACGGCCACGCCATCTTCCAGACCACGCCGGGCGGCGCGGGCAGCGGCAACGAGAACGGCGGGCTCAACGAGTCCACCGGTGACATCTTCGGTGCCGTCACCGAGCACTACGCCAACAACGCCAAGGACACCCCGGACTACGACGTCGGCGAGGGCGTGAACCTGGTCGGCCGCGGCCCGATCCGCTACATGAACCAGCCGAGCCGGATCTCCGGCAACCCCGACTGCTACTCGTCGTCCATCCCGAACACCGAGGTGCACGCCGCCGCGGGCCCGCAGAACCACTGGTTCTACCTGCTGGCCGAGGGCACCGCGCCGGTCGGCAAGCCGGCCAGCCCGACCTGCAACAACACCTCGATCACCGGGATCGGCATCCAGAAGGCCGCGAAGATCTTCTACAACGGCCTGCTGAAGAAGACCTCCAGCTGGAACCACCGCGCGGCCCGCAAGGCCACCCTGGAAGCGGCGCTCGCGCTGTACCCGGGCTCCTGCACCGAGTTCAACACCACCAAGGCGGCGTGGAACGCCATCAGCGTGCCCGCGGCGACCGGTGAACCGACCTCGTGCACCCCGCAGGGCAACGACTTCTCGGTCGGCGTCGACCCGGCGGCCGGCACGGTCAAGCCGGGCGAGTCGGCCACCGTCACGGTGAACACCGCGACCACCAACGGTACGGCGCAGACGGTTTCGCTGACCGCGAGCGGCCTTCCCACCGGGGCGACCGCGACGTTCAACCCGGCCTCGGTGCAGTCGGGCGCCTCCTCGACGCTCACCATCGCGACGTCGGCGAGCACCCCTGACGGCACCAGCACCATCACGGTGACCGGCACGGCGGCCAGCGGCACGCACACCGCGCAGTACAAGCTGACCGTCGGCACCGGCGGTGACGTGCGGACGTACAGCAACGACACCGACTACGCGCTGAACGACTACGGCACGGTGAACAGCCCGATCACCTCCACCGCCACCGGTAACGCGGTGTCCCCGGTGAAGGTGACGGTCACCGGTACGCACACCTGCTCCGAGGACCTCCGCATCAGCCTGAAGGCCCCCGACGGCAGCACGTACTCGGTCAAGCCCACCGGCTCCCTGCCCTGCACCGACCTGGGCACGCGGAACTACTCGGTGAACGTGACCAACGAAGTCGCGGCGGGCACCTGGACCCTCGTGGTCTACGACGCCTACTCGCAGGACACCGGCACGCTCGACAGCTGGTCCATCACGGTCTAG